taaaaaaatgatatcTAAGTCAGTAAACGTAAGTTTTTTCTCGTAGATTAACAATATATTGATTCCATATTTAGACGTTAGAAATTACCACTTCTATATTAATAGATTGCTTAAAGGAAATTTTGGAAGAGATTAAACAAATTAGACAAAAAGATGGAGACGAATTAGTTATTTGTATTGAAGAATGGGAAGACATTTTACACCGTTACATCCCAGCAATATACTTGGCATCCAAAGAATTAACAGAAGTCAAATCCTCAATTACATTCAGTGACGAATTGTCAAAGGTATATCTCGACTTCCAGAGAAACGAATACATGTACACAAACTTAAAGATCTCGCTACTTACATTATCGTGTAGCATCACCTCAGTAATTACAGGTAAGAGTGATTttgcaaatattaataaaaagttaattAGCCTCACAAGGAATATTCGGAATGAATCTTCTCAGTGGAATTGAACACGACCCTATAGCTTGGTACGTCGTCACATTCTTAGTTGTCACcccaataatattatggGGAGTGAGTTGTTGGTTTACAGGAGCGATGTGTAAACGCGAAATAAACTACATAAGCCACAACCAAAAGGgaagataaaaaaaaaaattagaataCACTAGAATAATAGTGCTTGGGTGAATATCAAACTATTTGTGGtcattcaatattaatacagACTCCCACAAAAATACTACGGTAGAATAGATTTTACCTTTTCTTTGCAGCTGCGGCTGCCCTGCTACCACGGCCAGTAGTTTTAGTATGCTGGCCTCTAACTCTAACACCCCAATGGTGACGAAGACCCCTATGGCTTCTAATCTTCTTAAGACGCTCCAAATCCTCACGTAGAGATGCTTCTAGATTGTTTGAAGTAATATGCTTATATTTCCCATCCTTGACATCTTTTTGTCTATTAAGCATGTAAGAGGGAATGTTAAACTGCAGAGGATTTGCTACAATTGCTACAATTCtgttaatttcttcttgaGATAACTGCCCTGCTCTCTTCGAGAGATTTACATCGGCTTTTTTACAAACAATATTCGAAAAGCGTCTACCGATACCTTTGATTGCTGTAAGAGCATACATAATTTTTTGACGCCCATCAACATTCGTATTCATAATACGAAGGATGTGCTGAAAATCTTGATCCATTATTTGCAGTGACatctttcaaaaatatcGAATAAAACTGAAGTTTCAATAACTGGAGACGAAAGAAAAATCACGTCTTAGCGCAAAATGTCTAATTTAAATGCTAAACCCGCATTTTGTTGGCGCCATCctcaaaattataaattatgaACATGCTTAAGTGGCATGTACTTTACTTGGATGAAGAAAAACATTATATTGTTAAAATTCGGCTTATACTTATTTGGGGTACTATGTTAGCCTACCTTCTTATTAACTTGCTTTAAATCTTAAGTTATTTGATtccaataaaatttttagtCGCGTCATTgttataaaataaataaatctataaattattattaaaatggATCAAGAATTAGGGTTATCAAGTGGTACAAATACACATCATATTGAGCtatcaatttatttagGATCCATAAGTGTTACAATTAGTGATGATAATCAAGTTAATTGTAGGTTTTTCTCACTTACAGTTGATATTGAACcatcatttaatttagaaaaCAGTTTACAGGAAATTAATACACAAACACAGAACATTTTTGATTATAATGATTCAGAGATAGATGATTGTGAGAAAACTCAGTTTTGTACTAGTTGGTATGAAATAACAGATGCTCCATTACATGCAACCTATGGTATATTTTCTAGTGAAATTAATGGCATTATTAAAGAGTGCAATATAAACCaagatatatatttaaatctgAAGTTGCCTATATGGGTTTCAAATATGGCAAAACAATTTTATAATGCATACAACCAAATTGGCTTTGAAAACTTTCTATTAACAGTTCTTCAGTTAAGAATCACAATCTGGGCTACAAAAAATTCAACTATTGAATCAgctgaaatatttgaagttGGTGAAACAATTATCAAAGTTTCTGAGGATCAcatattatcaaaaaattcattttattttatacaTAGAATTCCTGAGCATGACGCTTTTGCTATTAAGGAATATTCTGGAAACGACAAAGAATACACAATTGGTATTCTtaaatgtttttttaactCCAGGCCcgtaataataaaaaacattaataataatttaatagaTATTTGTAAAAATAACGCAACACCTTGCgatttttcaaaagaaaattttgaattaattcagaaattgCGAATTAGTCAAGAAAATGTTCGAATGCAGCTTCATGATATTGTTCCTTTGAAATGGGAATATTtagatgataataatgtaATCAGAGGGCCATATAATAGCATTGTTATGATGAGTTGGATAGTAAAAGGGTACTTTGGAGAAAATAGCAAATTACgtttatttgattttggTCAAGAGTGCAAAATTGAAAGTACTACTCCAAGATGTTTACAAAAGTTTCAACCTTTGAGCAATTACCTATCTTTGATTAAATCAGATGTGTCTAGAATATTTAGATGCTCACctaatgatttaataaacaTTGGCTTAATAGTTAAAGAGCCTAATCATGAAAACATGAATTTACATACTGTGGAAATGACTAATAAATCAAGTGCACGAGAAGAAAATGCAAGATTTATTCACAAATCCCAGGAAAGCaaaagaattgaaattgaaaacGCAGTAAATATGCTGAAAACCCAATTTTCAcatattgaaaaagaatttcaaaataagtTTAGAAGAAAAGTGCAAAATAAAAGTATGGATAACAATTTTTCCTTGGAAGCAACAAATATAAGTAAGGACGAGTTTATAAAATTTGCAAcaaaaaatgtatttagacaaaaaaataatgctttattcaaaaaatggTGCGCAGAATATGGGCCTGAATTAGTGTTAGAAGCATGCGCAATTAGGATTCAAACCGCATTTCGCAAATACATTAAAAGAAGATATTTAAATGTAAAATGAGAATTACAtcatatatttaaaaaattgtgCCTAATAATGAATACTATTCGACCGAATTATGGATTTATCAACTCAAGCTTTTCAAAGACATGTATACAAAGCGTATTTAGAACAAGTAGGGGGATATGTAAAATGAACTTTAAACACTATATTAAGTTGTATAGAATTAACAACCCCACGGGATTTTGGCTTCTCTTTATTCCTACTTTTGGGAGCTTGACCCTTGCATCTAACTCATTGCTACCAAAAGCGAACATTACCGCATTGTTTGCACTTGGGTCAGTAGCTTCTAGGAGCGCAGGATGCGTAATAAATGATTTGGCAGATCGCCAATTTGATTCAAAGGTTGTTTTCCATACTTTCTTTATTCATTATCATCTGCTTTCAGGTTGAGAGAACAAAGAATAGACCGCTTGCTAACGGAGAAATGGCTTTTACCAAAGGTAAATTACACAAGTTTGGTTTTACTATTTTCATTCTAGTTTAGCGCTAATTGCTCTCATTGGGTCTTCTACAACTTCAGCGATTGTTTTGTCTAGACTTAACAGATACACAATTTATTTAGGTATTCCTTCTGTATTCTTAATAGCAGCATACCCTTTTATGAAAAGGATAACGCATTACCCCCAGCTATTTCTAGGTTTTACATTTAATTGGGGCGTATTGCTTGCTTGGACCTCTATATATGGTTGTATTAACCCATATCGGAGCTCGTGGTTATGTCCGATTTCATATTACCTTTCTTCTGTTTGTTGGAGCGTACATTATGATACAATCTATGCGCATCAAGATAGGTTATTTGACAAACAAATTGGATTGTTCTCGACTGCATTAAAATGGTGAGTATTTTTACCTCAATTATTCTTTATATCTCCCTTAGGAATGAAGCTACAGGAAGTCGTTTGTTTATCAATGCAATAGTTTCTGGAATATTTGCGTCATCTGCAGGCATATTTGCAAATTTAGGAGTAAGTTTCAATTACTTTGTAAAGAATGTTAATCCAAAAAGCTGGAATACCAGTTCTCTGTACTTTTATATACAGCTCATTTAATTTACCAAAGTAAAGCTACAAATTTCTTTTCCGAACAAGATTGCAGGAAACAATTTATTATGAGTAAATATTCTGGAGTAGTGCTACTTTTaggaataatattttctaaatataaAGCAAGTAAAAAGCATTCCAATAAGAGGGACTCAAATACTTTGCACAAAGGCTGATAAACTATGAACgaattacaaataaatttcagCAAAATGCTATTCCAATAGTttgttttgaaaaatttttttctctaaACATTTTCTATACGAATGCCCACGTCTACAGagagaattaaaaaaaaaaatacaagcCAGGATTGGGGTAAGTTACTTTCcgattaataataaaatattttactttATAAAGAACCTGGTTCAATGACGCTAACAAACAATGTACCAGTTGTTGATAATTGGGAGGATTTGTTAAATAGTGATAATGAGGATTCCTTTAATAACAACTCAGAATTCCAGACAAATTcgaataatattacttcaACTTCAATTTCGAACAAGTGTTTTAATGACTATGAGGAACAGAGAAGATGCCAAGAGCTCGTTGAAGAGATGGATGGAAATGTAATGGACGATTTGTTTGACGGATTTGTAAGCCAACGCAAATCCACAAGTAAACTTCCCGGAAATAATTCTACTCATGCAATTTCGAATTTAAGCAACCAACAAGATGCGTTTAGTAATTTGAACTTGAACTCATATGGGAAAGTTGAAACTACTGCGTTTAAAATTGCAGAATGTATCAAGCCAGCTTTGGCTAAAAGTCCAGCCTGGCTCCgatttattgatatttgCCTAAATgagatttttcaaaaactaGATTTAAAAGATCTGAAGAccttaaagaaaaaagttgaCTTACAACTGTCAATTAGAGAAAAGGAGGAAAGAGAGAAGTCTCAGCAAAAGAAGAAGCCCAACGATTTTAGCACTCTTTCCAAAAACTTTAGGGAGGAACTCGACATATTTGATGGAATAGACTCCCTCGATGAGTCTGATGATTATTAGTTTCAAAAAGTTATAGTCTAAAAACTTTAGTGttttaatttgttattataATTGCCTTCGAAATCCCCTCATGTTTTTTAGTTGCCGCAAGctgttaatatttgatcAAAATGAGTCAAGATTTAATTTGTCGAAAAATAGCTCATCTAAAGGTTGATGCTGAAGCATCTATAAGAAATAGCTCTTCAAGAATTGAACGGATACTAAATGACGGCCTTCCGATATTCTCAGATGAAGTAGGTAGTTTTTCATCGAATGCAGAGAAGTTTTATATTTCAACGTCTAATAGAGAAATGGAAAATACAACGATAGGTGCGAAGAATTACTTAAATAATGCAAAGTGGGACTTAGTTAATAAGTACTATATTAATGTCTTGAAGAACCTAGACAGCCTAACgaatatcattttttgcATACAAAAAAACTATTTTGACAACAtacaatatattaatatctcGCAATCATATAACATGGCCTCAAGTATTGATAACATAACCACAAGGTCGCTTCGAATTAATGAGGCATCAAAAGGTGAATTGCTCATTTCATTATATAGAAGGTTATATATACTAAGAccttttattgaaaaaatcaataatgaaattctGAGGATACCAGATCATATTATTACTCACAAATGTGCCCTTAGTACATTGAATGAACTATTACCTATTTGGAAAATTAGTATAAATTCCCAGGCCAAAAATGAATCTCAGTGTCTCTATAATCgtgaaaataaattgtcAAGTGTAATATGCCTGCAACTACCTCTTGAAAATGTTTTCTTCAAACAAGGAAGTTTTGTATCAAGGCCAATGGCACAAATAGATAATAATTGCTTGTTCAACGATGTACTTGTCACACTAACTTTCAGCaagaataaatttaatcCTTACGGCGGAAAATATAACCTTCGTGCTTCTTTAAAACTCCCAGAATTTACTTCTTATTTGATCAACAATAATTATCAACTTTATGTTAAAACTAAACCAAGTGATTCAGAATCTAAAAACGTAACTTCCAGTACTCTTCCTCAAGTTGACTTCCCATCTTGCATAAAAAGCGCACTTGCAAAACAGATACATTCAACTCTTCATAGAGTTCACTGGGCATTAATTGATAGGCTAATTTTCCATACCATTGTTCAACAAGTTGTCAATGCCCAAAAGGATTCTCCAGAAgctatttatattaatgaacTAAGTAGTGAACGCGTTATATTTTCTATCAATGAAGCAAATCCATCAATTAGTTCGCATGATAATTCGAGTCTCGAagtaaaaaatatatctgTAAGTTATAAACCCATTAGCGTtgaaaatttctttttaagtAATGATGAGCTGAATGCACTGAAATTACTTAGAGAGTcatttttagaaatttGGAGAAATTCCATTAAATTAAGTACagataatttattagaaaacCAAATGTGTGTCATTAaattaagtaaatattctaataaattacttGAAAGGTGGATTCATAAACTCGCAAAAAAATGCATAAACATTAGCGCAACATCTCTCTAAAACGAGAATACAAAATTAACgataatgaattttattGGGAAAAATAGGCTGGATACCCATTatagaatatatttttaaattctaCATTAGTtatatctttaataattttttgtcTAAATGAAAAGTTTTTTTAGAAAGAGTTTAAATCCTATTCATAATACAAAGAGTGAAGCTTCACAGCAAATAAAATCAAGTTTGGTTGCAATAAACTATCttagtattaatattgacCTCTCGagcattattttttcaagtGGCTACACACCATCTAGActtgatattttaaataaaggTTTTCTTTTACTTTATTACACCGACCCCTACACTGCCACTATGGCAGCATGGTTCTTCGAAATTCAAGGAATTCCTGCTGCCACGATTTCAGGGTGGTCTCTTATTCGCATATGCGGCCCTATTACATTAGATGAAGTTACAGAAATTATATCATTCAAACCTTTTGCAATTAccttctttaattataagGTAAAGTATTCATGGATTGCTGTTCATGGAATTCACACAAAAcaactattattaaaatacaTTAAGAATCAAAATTGGAATATTGTTGAGGCACTCCACAACAGAAACTTTCAAGATGTTGTTGAAGTATTggaaatattcaataatgaAGAAGTCCCAAATTGCTATAATAAATTGGAATACATGTTTGTAAGCcttcttgaaaaaaaaagttataaTATAGATAATCCGGATCAATATAGGTTACATCAAAAATTAGTTCTACTATCTAGATGTTCTAGACTAACTAATGAAATTTACTTAAATGGAGTATATATGAAAAATACCCATGAAAGTTACCAATCTCCTATTAAGAGGGATTTGCTACTTGCAATTAGAAAGTATCTATATAGTATTCCAATTTTTACAGAAGCTTGTATATCTAAAAGCTCTCTCAAATCATTGAAAACAGAAGAATGGTGCTTAGGACTAGATGAAAAACACATATATAGAAGAGAGAACGGGTGTTTTAATGACTGCATAGAAACAAACAGCAATTACAAAGCGCAAAGCAATCATTCTGTAAGCAGAAATAAGTTACTTGAACGCATGTTAAGGGTTATATTGATAGAATTAATTACCCATTTCAGAGTAAAGTATAATAATAGCAAATACCCAAATATCACTGAAGTGAGTGAATTATGGAAAATTAGGTTTGGAATAGAAGTTGACATTATTCAATTGTTCAAAATGGCGGGACTttatgaagaaattaaaaatattgtcGAAGCTactaaagaaattaaaataacaAGAGATTGATTCAAATTCGGACAAAACCatttttccaaaatattAGCCATATGCAAACTCCGATTACAAAAGTGCTGATATTTTCAGGTTTTTGTATCTTAATTAggtaaaaattattcaaaattataatttgttatttttgtATATATAAAATCTAGAcctctttttttaattgttgATCAGGCCGCGACTTGTTATCAAAAATGTTCTTTGATAAAAGGATATTGGCACTGCTAATGAATCCATTTAGGAGAAATATTAAGAGAAATtccttcaatattaatacatttaatagaaaatgcTTTGATTTATTCAGAAATAAAGATAGTTTTCGTTTTAATTAtacaattttttcaatttctatATCCTTTGCCTTTCTCGCCAAATactattttcaaaatacaAGAAAGCAGTTGAATATGAAAGCGATATCTAgtgatgaaattgaaattttaagTTCAAAATCTAAGAATATGATagtattaaatttaataaaaggaatggaaattaataaaagcaattttattaaagagtTGAGCAAGCAAATAAAAAGCAAAGAATTGAATAGGTTGAacattcaaatatattatactGAAAACAATTGCAGTGAAAGCGCACCTAATGTTACTCTTTTCAAGGGATATGGGAGCCgaatttccaatattgatttaaattttaaaaacaataacattgaacaaattaaatcattttttgacccaaaatctgaaaaaataataaatggcAATCCTTCAACTATAAAAAACATATCTCATGATACTTTTGAAAGTGATGTGATAAATAAAAGCGACGAAAATAACCCATTGTTGCTTATGTATTATGACGATTACTGCTTAATGTGTTTTCTCATTAGACCATTGATTAATTCTTTAGCGGCAAGACTAAGAAACACAAAAAATATACAGTTTGGTAGATataatattggaagaaaTGATCTACACGAGTTCTCACCGCCTGTAAAGGCAACGCCAtcatttgtattatttcgTGGTAGGCAAGAGCCTGAACGATTGGATGAGTACAAGCCAAAAGatataataaacaaaattattgaaattaaatgcAGAGTTGAAAACAATGATTGTGGCAAAAAAGAGTTAGCTGAACTTAGCACTTTGGAGCAAAAGGTTTTAATTAGATTTCATTTATTCACAGTTTTAAACATTTGGAATCTATATTTAAAGGAACTCCAAgccaaattaattaatactCCAAAAAGTCAATTTgatcaattaaattttatgCATCTTGAAGAATTACTTTCTATTTCATGTTTATTTCTGCAAGATCAAAATGTCTCATCAAAAAACAGCAAAAGTTTTGAcgaaataaattttgaaaaaataagcTACGACAAAATTGCTGAAAACATTAACTTTCAAGAAATTTTCttggaaaatattaaaaaagacATGAAGAGATCTGATACAATAGAAGAGAATATTAATCACCTTCTAAATGAGATTGAGGGATGTTGTAATGATTATATAGCtatgaaaaaattgataaaaaatAGTTAGCATATCTGtattttgatatttgaATGGTTataatattcttctttGGGAATTGCAACTTCTTCAATTTTGCTAATCTCTgtagaaatattatcaaaacaTGGgcaaatcaaaattaagTTTCCAAAAACCATTGTCTCGTTAAATTGCAGTGATTTTtgcaatattttattatttctaaagctcacaaaataaatatcatGTCCTTCTTTAACATAGCCATTTATCCAATGGTCTATTGGCCCAATTTCATATTCCAACTTTGGCCTAATTAAACTAATTAAATGTCTTGGAAATCCAGAAATAATTACCCAGTCTTCACTTTTAATGCTGTCTAAGTTCTCACCAGCAGCGTAATTAGTAAATTTTTGTTCAGATGTTACTTCGAAACGTTCTCTTGGAATCAATAATTCCCTactcattttttcttctgcCGTTATTTCAACACGCGCAAGTATCccttaaaaaaaaaaaaaatcaaatcatcaagtataaaaattaatattttttacaATTTAGAATAGAAAGTTCTCAACAAATACGTGATGAATTATAAATCAATAGATAGATCAATTAAAAGACTATATTGGGAAATGCTAAATATCGCCAAATTATCTTTGGCTAGGCAATACTATTATTTCGAAATGTAGCcactttaattaattacgTCATAAATAACTATACCTTTCTAAACTGATGGTTATGGAGACGCGGCCTCGTCGTCTAATGGATATGACGTTGGTCTTCGGAACCAAAGGTTGTGGGTTCGAGTCCCATCGGGGTCGTTTATTCcgtttttaaatttattgtttAGGTAATGTAATTCCCCGATTGAAATACCTGTTGTAATGAGCTATATTCCTTTTGTAGTCTAGCTGcatttttagattttttttcacGTTTCGATTGAGTTTTCAATAACTCTACAACGGTTTTGCGAAGCCTTTTAGTGTCTACGTGAAAATAAGGACAGCCATCCATGTTTTCATTCGCATAATCTTCGTCATCTTCAAAGAGGAACCTAGACTCTGTTGAATCAATAGAATCTAGTACCTGACACTTTAATAGCTTATTTTTAAGCCGCTCATATAATATAGAAATGCGGTCTGAAATGtgcatatttttttttgtaattctAGTTAGTGCCAATCTGATCCTTGACCAAAGAGTTGTAAGGGGAATGTGCGCAGAGAGTAGTTTTGGCCAGTCgttatatttaatttcgTCTATGTGAGAATAGTTATATCTGGTTTCATAAAGATAATTTACGGCTTGAGAAAATGTGTTAGAAATGAGGGACAAGGCCTGTTCatcttgaatatatttgagCTTTGGATAGAGAGAAGAAACATACCTTAAGCGAATTTGTCCTTGGCTTATTTTCCCATAAAAATTGGATAGATCAGTTCCATCTATAGGTTGAAGATTAATACCTAACTTTTCGTTTATCTTTCTGCAAcattttttccaaaaataaataaactCTGTAGGAAAATTTGGGGAGCAAAGTGATTCAATAATTGTCTTCCATGAAATTCCTTTGAATGGGAGAAATTTTCCAGTATAGCGTTCAATGCAATAAAGTACAAATACGTCAATTACAAAAGGcatttttgatttaagCGGTTTTTCAATCTGGGAATTaagatttaaaatatatccTGAATCATTCGAGTCattttcaacaattttTGTATGTAAATCACGCCATTTGTCCCTAATAGAGGCTGCTGATCTTCCAATAAATTCAACAAACATGCTCCATTTCTTCCCATGTTCATTAACGAGTTTAATAAGTTCTTGCTCCTCTTCTTTTGTCCACTTTCCCTTTTTTCCTCGCATTAGCATCCTTTTTGCGCAATAATATATCGACTGAAGCGACCTATTTGGTAGAGACTCTCCAATAATTGGCCAATGTCTGTCTTTTTTCCCACCCCTtgtagaaaataaattatctaACCCTTCATCCCAGTTCCATTGTTGAGACTTTATGTAGTCTTTAactgaattattaattatatctCTCTCGCTTGAGCTGAACTTTCcctttaatatatttcgattatttaaatgatcGTTCCAACTTCTtgtttgaaatatattacttGCCATGTTCGTTTTCACGCttattttttgttatattttttcaatccGGCTTGGAGCGCCAACATACTGCTTGTGTGAATTAAATTTCATTAGCTAAAGTTGATATGAATAAAGTATTGCGAAGcgataatttaattgaaacGAGTTCTCAAAACAGCTCTAAACACTCATTTAGCTTGCAACTATCTGACTATTTTAGGCTATTAATAGATCGATCGAttgaaattagaaattgGAGAAGGGGCGAAAAATATTGTACAGTATTACAACTAATCAAACCGTTAGAAATTTGCGATACTTTAAGATGGTGCGAATGTCTATTTAATTTAGCAGATTACTCTGCTGTTATCAGGATTTCCCAAAATACGTTAATTGAAAACGTGAATGGCTATTGCCCAGACaagataaaaatttttatattcagaTCAAAAAGTGAATTTTTTATGggaaaatattcaaatagtATTGAAAcatcaaatttaatattggaaaCAATTAAGCATGGACTAAATATAGAGCCAgatgttaaaaaaaaattgctTCTTAAACAACTAAGAGTAAGGGTTTTGCTTATTAAAGCTcgaatatttgaattaaataatatgttTGATGAGTGTGATAAAATTTACACGGGCATATTATTAGAGGATGATCCAATGAATATTGTATCTTTAGAAATGGTGTTTTGCTCACATAAATTTACattaaatgaaaagatTGAGATATTTAAGAAATGGAAAGattttattccaaaatCTTATTACTggattttaataattgtttgGTACAGAATAATGCATGATTACTCGCGAATGATAGACTGCTATAATGGAGACCTCGAAGAAGACTTAATTTCATTCTCTCTAGACTCAAAAATATCCTTGAATAAACTTCTAATGAATATACCCGTCTACTCTAAAAAGATGGTATTCTTAAAGGACAAAATTTTCTCCTTAGCTAatttaagtaataataattcattaaaaacaCAAATTTTTGACGTTTCGAGTCATTTGGATTGTGAAACTCACATAATTATGCAAATGATCTCGGCAATATATGACTCAGGATATATTTTGACAATTTCAAACATTCTTGATGAAAAAATTCCTTCTTCACCGCTTTCAATCTTCACAATGGGATGCTACTATTATAAACAGTCAGCGTATTCGAAGTCAGCGCACCTTTTTAGAAAAGTAATAGAGATAGAGCCTGGATTTTACGAAGCTCATCTGCTACTTGCGCATTCACTTTCACTTAACAATAATAGTAAGCAAGCAATTATTGTTTATTCGCATATTCAAGACCAATGGAGAGGAAGTTGTTATGGAACTCTATATAAGGGCGtagaatatttgaaaagtAATAACTATGACATGGCAGCACTAAATTTAAGAAGCTCCCTCACACAATTTTCTGATAACCCAATTATACTGAATGAATTTGGGGTTTTacaattttatcaaaagaaattttatGAATCAGAAGAAACATTTAGAAAAGCGCTTCATAAGTTACATATAAATAAGAGTAACCACTTAAAATATgttttagaaataaatatgagCTGTTCAATCATCTGGTCGATACTATATTGTGAAGAAATAGTTTGTAAGTCCCGTGTAGTTGAGGCAATTTCAATTCTTGAAAGGTGCAGTAAAATAAACAACTCAGCTAATAAAGTGTATTTAGTTAGCTTTCTTCTCGCAGTTGCATATCAGATAAGTggtgaaaaaaataaggcaaatttaaaatatttggaatgcGTTAGTTTAGGTATTTTTCATCCAATTACCTTAAAATCCTTACACACGATCTGTAGCTAGTTGTTAATTGGCGCTTAAAGTTTATAC
This is a stretch of genomic DNA from Cryptosporidium parvum Iowa II chromosome 3, whole genome shotgun sequence. It encodes these proteins:
- a CDS encoding ribosomal protein S18A, rps18ap, HhH domain, coding for MSLQIMDQDFQHILRIMNTNVDGRQKIMYALTAIKGIGRRFSNIVCKKADVNLSKRAGQLSQEEINRIVAIVANPLQFNIPSYMLNRQKDVKDGKYKHITSNNLEASLREDLERLKKIRSHRGLRHHWGVRVRGQHTKTTGRGSRAAAAAKKR
- a CDS encoding protein with gyf domain, which gives rise to MDQELGLSSGTNTHHIELSIYLGSISVTISDDNQVNCRFFSLTVDIEPSFNLENSLQEINTQTQNIFDYNDSEIDDCEKTQFCTSWYEITDAPLHATYGIFSSEINGIIKECNINQDIYLNLKLPIWVSNMAKQFYNAYNQIGFENFLLTVLQLRITIWATKNSTIESAEIFEVGETIIKVSEDHILSKNSFYFIHRIPEHDAFAIKEYSGNDKEYTIGILKCFFNSRPVIIKNINNNLIDICKNNATPCDFSKENFELIQKLRISQENVRMQLHDIVPLKWEYLDDNNVIRGPYNSIVMMSWIVKGYFGENSKLRLFDFGQECKIESTTPRCLQKFQPLSNYLSLIKSDVSRIFRCSPNDLINIGLIVKEPNHENMNLHTVEMTNKSSAREENARFIHKSQESKRIEIENAVNMLKTQFSHIEKEFQNKFRRKVQNKSMDNNFSLEATNISKDEFIKFATKNVFRQKNNALFKKWCAEYGPELVLEACAIRIQTAFRKYIKRRYLNVK
- a CDS encoding UbiA prenyltransferase family member (3I27): MNTIRPNYGFINSSFSKTCIQSVFRTSRGICKMNFKHYIKLYRINNPTGFWLLFIPTFGSLTLASNSLLPKANITALFALGSVASRSAGCVINDLADRQFDSKVVFHTFFIHYHLLSG
- a CDS encoding myb domain-containing protein; this translates as QKISVKTNMASNIFQTRSWNDHLNNRNILKGKFSSSERDIINNSVKDYIKSQQWNWDEGLDNLFSTRGGKKDRHWPIIGESLPNRSLQSIYYCAKRMLMRGKKGKWTKEEEQELIKLVNEHGKKWSMFVEFIGRSAASIRDKWRDLHTKIVENDSNDSGYILNLNSQIEKPLKSKMPFVIDVFVLYCIERYTGKFLPFKGISWKTIIESLCSPNFPTEFIYFWKKCCRKINEKLGINLQPIDGTDLSNFYGKISQGQIRLRYVSSLYPKLKYIQDEQALSLISNTFSQAVNYLYETRYNYSHIDEIKYNDWPKLLSAHIPLTTLWSRIRLALTRITKKNMHISDRISILYERLKNKLLKCQVLDSIDSTESRFLFEDDEDYANENMDGCPYFHVDTKRLRKTVVELLKTQSKREKKSKNAARLQKEYSSLQQVFQSGNYIT
- a CDS encoding hypothetical protein (with 4 TPR domains, similar to cdc proteins); amino-acid sequence: MNKVLRSDNLIETSSQNSSKHSFSLQLSDYFRLLIDRSIEIRNWRRGEKYCTVLQLIKPLEICDTLRWCECLFNLADYSAVIRISQNTLIENVNGYCPDKIKIFIFRSKSEFFMGKYSNSIETSNLILETIKHGLNIEPDVKKKLLLKQLRVRVLLIKARIFELNNMFDECDKIYTGILLEDDPMNIVSLEMVFCSHKFTLNEKIEIFKKWKDFIPKSYYWILIIVWYRIMHDYSRMIDCYNGDLEEDLISFSLDSKISLNKLLMNIPVYSKKMVFLKDKIFSLANLSNNNSLKTQIFDVSSHLDCETHIIMQMISAIYDSGYILTISNILDEKIPSSPLSIFTMGCYYYKQSAYSKSAHLFRKVIEIEPGFYEAHLLLAHSLSLNNNSKQAIIVYSHIQDQWRGSCYGTLYKGVEYLKSNNYDMAALNLRSSLTQFSDNPIILNEFGVLQFYQKKFYESEETFRKALHKLHINKSNHLKYVLEINMSCSIIWSILYCEEIVCKSRVVEAISILERCSKINNSANKVYLVSFLLAVAYQISGEKNKANLKYLECVSLGIFHPITLKSLHTICS